The Coffea eugenioides isolate CCC68of chromosome 8, Ceug_1.0, whole genome shotgun sequence genome has a segment encoding these proteins:
- the LOC113779445 gene encoding disease resistance protein RPM1-like, giving the protein MLLSEVLRSSKLLKVLDLRDQETQEEIPNEIFNLFHLKHLDLYDTRVERVPKAIGKLQHLEFLDLGNTRVRELPVEILKLQKLRVLRVYQQVDSSDDDYGYHGFKAPSNMGVLLALEILDSIDASSGSTVVKEIGKLTQLRELGITKLRREDGKELCSSLANLTSLHRFSIESIGEGGDDHEIIDLNHPSLSSSFLRSLRMLVLSGRLEKMPQWVARLHGLVRIDLYWSRLRGEEDPLESLHRLPNLGEINFCGSYQGEGLCFKAGGFLNLKWMHLKRMEGLRWMTVEEGALPRLQNLFLDLLPLLEELPLGIQHLSQLQQLYLSEMSSEMIEKVENQKEESEDYTRIAHIPEIVIGCYTDDGEWRERQLWEK; this is encoded by the coding sequence ATGTTGTTATCTGAAGTTTTAAGGAGTAGCAAGTTGTTGAAGGTTTTGGATTTGAGAGATCAAGAGACACAGGAGGAAATACCAAATGAGATTTTCAACTTGTTTCATCTCAAGCATCTAGACCTATATGATACGAGAGTGGAGAGAGTCCCAAAAGCCATTGGAAAGCTTCAACATTTGGAGTTTCTGGATTTGGGTAACACCAGAGTTAGAGAATTACCCGTGGAAATCCTAAAGCTGCAAAAACTTCGGGTTCTCAGAGTATATCAACAAGTTGATTCTTCCGATGATGATTATGGATATCATGGATTTAAAGCTCCCTCGAATATGGGAGTGCTTCTTGCCCTAGAAATATTAGATAGCATAGATGCTAGTAGTGGATCTACAGTAGTCAAGGAGATAGGAAAGCTGACCCAATTAAGAGAATTAGGTATTACAAAGTTAAGAAGAGAAGATGGAAAGGAGCTCTGCTCCTCCCTTGCCAACCTCACCAGTCTTCATAGATTCAGCATTGAATCAATTGGAGAAGGTGGTGATGATCATGAGATAATCGATCTAAATcatccttctctttcttcttcgtTCCTTCGATCTCTTCGCATGCTGGTTTTGAGTGGCCGCTTAGAAAAGATGCCACAATGGGTAGCTCGTCTTCACGGCTTAGTAAGAATAGATTTGTACTGGAGCAGGTTAAGGGGCGAGGAGGATCCGCTTGAATCCCTCCATCGTTTGCCCAATTTGGGTGAAATTAATTTCTGTGGATCTTACCAGGGAGAAGGGTTGTGTTTCAAGGCTGGAGGGTTCCTAAATCTGAAGTGGATGCACTTAAAGAGAATGGAAGGGTTGAGATGGATGACAGTGGAGGAGGGTGCATTGCCTCGTCTCCAGAATCTATTTCTGGACCTACTTCCATTACTGGAGGAATTACCATTGGGTATTCAGCACTTGAGCCAGCTTCAACAGCTGTATTTGTCTGAGATGAGTTCTGAAATGATAGAAAAGGTAGAGAATCAGAAGGAAGAAAGTGAAGATTACACAAGAATCGCACACATTCCTGAAATTGTCATTGGTTGCTATACAGATGATGGGGAATGGAGAGAGCGCCAGCTATGGgagaagtag